From Leptospira yasudae:
GGGAATATCTTCCGATCCTCAACGAAACCCACGTCCGTTTCGACTTCTCCCATACCAACGAAAAGGACGGGGTCGTTAAATACATGGAGAACATCCGCAGAAACATCAAGGTTCTCACCGAGACCATAGAAGAATTTCACGCTGCGGAAAAACAGGAATTCCGCGAACAGCTCAGCCGTATGAAAAACAAACAGACTCGGATCTTCATCGCGGAGGCATTCGAGATGTTTCAGAAGTTCAACGAATTTCTCAACAAGGTTCTGAAAGAGACCAAGGAAGTGGGCGGGGTCATCATGAACTTGGAAGAACCGATCCGTTTCAATCCGAGATTCGAACGGGCCACCGAGCTGGAAGGAAAGGCGATCCTGGACGCCCTCAAGGAATTTCAGGAGTTCACCGCCGAGGCTCTCGATCGCATCAACGTTCCCAATATCCGTTGATGTTCCCGGACATCCAATTTTCAAGACAAGGTCTGAAAAATCCTTTTCCGTCTGACGGGATCTGCATATTTAGTGATTTTAACTCCCTCCGAAAAGGACATACAGGAAAGACAGGCGCATGGCACTCGTTAAAAATTCATCCGAAGTTACGAACTCCACCATCGGAGAAAATTCCTACTTCAGCGGAAAATTCTTTATCAACGGATCTCTCAAGATCGACGGAAAATTCGAAGGTAAGTCCTTACAAGCGGAACAGCTTTATATCGGCGTTACCGGTAAGGTAAAAACCAATATCACCGCAGCCAGCGTTATCATCGAAGGAATCGTTATCGGAAACATCACCGCAAGAAACAGAGTGATGCTTCTTCCTACTTCCAAAATTCTCGGAGATATCCGTACTCCCGAGTTGATCATCCAGAACGGAGTGATCCTCGAAGGACGTTGTATGATCTCCAACGACCTCAAACATTCCGCAAAAGATCTGATCGATCTCGAGTATTCGAAAGATTCTCTCAGCGTGGAAAAAATCTTCGGAAAACAATCCGGAGCGGCAAAAGAATAATCCAAGGGCTTTCGTTCGGAGTTCTTCCGATCCGAAAGCCGTTTCAAATCAAAGTGAACCGGATCCTGATTACAGAAGGCGACCCTTGTGGAATCGGTCCGGAGATCTTCCTTCATTCCCTTTCTCTTTTAAAAAAAATCTCCAAATCCAGACCGATCGTTTATTTTCATTCGGGTAAGTTTCCGCTTCCGAAAGATTTTGCGAACGTTGTCGCAGAGGAAATCGTTCCCGCGGTAAAGAATTCTTCCGTTTCCGATGCGGCGACGAACACGTCCGCGCTCCGATCCGCATCGGCTGAAATCGGAACGAAGGGTTTGTTTGCGGTTTCGCACAACGTTCTTTCCAAAAAGGAAATCGCTTCCTTGAAGTTCGGAAAACCTTCTTCGTTGTCCGGCAAATCGGCGTTAGGTTCTCTTTCTCTCGCGGTCGAATTTCAAAAAATAGGAGGAGGGGATCTCATCACTCTTCCTTTGAGCAAGGAATGGGTGATCGCTTCGGGAGCGTCCGCGTTCCGCGGTCATACAGAATTTTTAGCCGAAGAATATAATACGAAAACGTATATGCTCATGTCCGGTAAGGATCTGCAGGTTCTTCCTTTGACGACTCACGTTCCGTTGGTGCGGGTGCCCGAGTTTTTGAAAGGGATCGATCTTCCTTCGTTGGCGGACTCGATTCTTTCCTGCGATCGGATCGACCGCAATAAACCCGTCGCGTTTTTGGGTTTGAACCCGCACGCGGGAGAAGGCGGCAAGGTCGGAAAGGAAGAAGCGGAAATTTTAGAACCTATGATTGCGTTTTTGAAAAAGAAGGGTTTGAAGGTGGAAGGGCCTTTGTCCGCCGATTCCATGTTCGGCGAATCCGCGAGAAAGAAGTTCGGTCTGCATCTGGCTTGTTATCACGATCAAGGTTTGATTCCGTTTAAAATGTGGGAAGGGAAGAAGGGCGTGAATCTTACCTTGGGTCTTCCGTTCATCCGCGTTTCTCCCGATCACGGAACCGCGTTCGATATTGCCGGGAAAGGGCTTGCAGATTCAGCCAGCTTTGTAGAATGTCTGCATCGAGTCGTCGGGAATCGTTCGTGATTTTCGTAATCATACGCCGCCGGTAAAAACAAAAACGAGGGTTTATGCCTGGACTTTTAGAACAAATCGTATTTCCGATTTTCCTGTTTTGGTTTTGCGGTCTTACTTTGGTATTGTTCCGTTCCGACTTCGAGTTCGTCTGGAAGATCATCTTCGTTTTCGTTTTTATCTTTTACTTCTTCCAATACTTTCCGGAATTAAAGGCGAGTTACGAACGGTTGACCGCGAGTTATCCCGTGGAAATTCTTTCTTGGATCTACGGAATCGGAAAAGGTTTTTATTTCTTTTTGTTCTTTCTTTGGCCCGTGGCTTTGTTTCGGATCTTTTATTCCGCTTCTCCGCAGGTTAGCAAATCCCTCGCGAAAGCGCTGGTGAGTGCGACCCTGATCTACTGGAGCGGTTTTATTCTCTACAACAACTTTTCGCCCGAAGTGGACGGTTTTTTAAACGGCACGTTTTTGAAATTCTTGAAGTTTTCCACGAAGTAAGTTCGGTCTAAAGTGTAGAATGAATCCACTCTACTTACAATCCTTCGGCGAATCGGAAGAGGCGAAGAAACATTTTTTGACCGCCTACGAATATCAAACCAAGGGAAATCTCAAGCTCGCTTCCAAACACTATCGTTTGTCCATCGCGGCCAAACCGACGGCCGAGGCTTGGACGTTTTTGGGTTGGTCCTATTCCTTGGCGGGAAGATTGGATCGTGCGATTGAGTTCTGCAAGACGGCGATCGAAACCGATCCTACATTAGGAAATCCTTATAATGATATCGGCGTTTATCTGCTTCAGCAAAAACGCTATCAGGAAGCGCTTCCTTGGTTTGAACGGGCGAAATCGGCTCCGCGATACGAGGTGCCGGTGTATCCGTACTTCAACGCCGGTTCTTGTCTGGAAATTTTAGGTCATATCGAATTGGCGCGTCTGGAATACGAAAAGGCGATCGCCATTCAGCCGAATTATCCTCCCGCAAATCTGGCTCTGAAACGGATTTATATTCGATACAATTGAAGATGTAGGATTAAAAGATTCGGCCGTTGTTCCGACGATTTTTTCGTGAAACGTGCTGGCGCCCCACCCGCGTTGGGTGGAGGAGGAGAGGTGGCGGGAAAACCTTACGAATTTTCCTTTAACAGAAAAGTCTCCGATCCACAACAAAAAATCCCGATTCTTGTCGGAACATTCAGCGAAAAACGGCGGACCTTTCTCCCGTTCTAACTCTGCAGGAGATCCTACATCTTTAATTACTACGATCTTCGCTTCCGATTCCCGAACGACCGCGAGTAGACCGCGTTTTCAAATCAAAAAAGCGTCGATTTCAATCGGTTCCCGCTCATTCGAATTCCCTTTATCAAAACTTTAAAAATAGCAAAAACGATCCAGTTTCCCGTTCAAAACTAGGATATGAATAACGGAGAACGGGAGGAAAACATGCGTTTCAAAAGTTTACAAAAAGGAATCATCACGGAGCGGATAAAGGAATCAAAAGAATTCTACACGAAGGTTCTCGGCCTCCGCGTAAAATACGAATCGGATTGGTTCGCGCTTCTCTGTTTGCCCGAACGCCCCGAATACGAGATCGGATTTATGTTGCCCGGTTTGGAGCAGGTTCGCAAGGATTACTTTCAACAAAAGTATGCCGGTGCCGGAGTTTGGATCATATTAGAATCCGAGAATGTAGCGCAAGACTACGAACGAATGAAGGACAACGGCGCTCCCATCGATCTGCATTTGACCGAAGAAGAATGGGGAGACGTTCACTTTACATTGGTCGATCCGAACGGAATCGGAATCGATATCGTTCAAGCGAGGGAAGCCGAGGCCGGCCAAGGCATGGAAGAAATTTCCGCATAAAATCGTAGAAGACAAAAAAGCGAAGCCGAGGCCGGCCAAGGCATGGAAGAAATTTCCGCATAAAATCGTAGAAGACAAAAAAGCGAAGCCGAGGCAAAACGTGAAACGAATCGGTGAAGCGAAGGGAACCCAAAAAATTATATCCGGCTTGGGATCATATTCAGCAAAAGATCGGAGAGCCGATCGGACTGAATCAACTCGCGTTTCTCAGTAACCTTTCGCCTTGGCATTTTCATCGGATCTTTTCCAAACTTCAGGGAGAATCCGTACAGGAATACATTCGCAGGTTGCGATTGGAAAAGGCCGCCTACGAACTGAAAATTTCCTCGTATCCGATTTTGGAAATCGCGTTGGAAGCCGGATACGAATCGAACGAAGCCTTCACCAAAGCGTTCAAGCGGGCATTCCAAATTACTCCGAAAGAATTTCGCAATCGATTTCATAAAGAAAAGCGAACCGTTTGGAAAGAATCCGCGGTTCCGAACGGGATCGATCCCGATGAAATCTATAAAAAAGAAATTTCTTCCTTTCCCATCGTTTACGTTCGTCATCACGGTCCTTACGAAGAATTTCCCGGATTCGATCCGAATTCCGAGGAAGTGCGATCGCTTCTTTCGTTTTTAAAATCCAATAACTCTTTACCGGAGAATCATCAGTGGATCGGGATTTCGCAGGACGATCCGGAAATCACTCCGTCCGAAAAAATACGTTTCGACCTCGGCGTTTCCGTGGCCGCTGGAGAAGTTTCGAATGAAGGCGCACTCGGAAAACAAACCGTAGCGGGAGGGAAATACTTGGTCGTTCGACATCGGGGCGACTATTCGAAGTTACCGGAAGTATATTCATTTCTTCTAAATCGTTTTGCGACTGAGAAAAAGTTGGCGCTGAAGAATTCCCCGCCTTTCGAAGTGTATTTAGATCCGTTCCGTAAAAAATTTGAAGTGACGATTACGGATATTTACATTCCTCTTCAAAAATGAGAAAGTCGTTTGTTAAGCGAATGTTTCCTGGCGAGAAAGTATTTTCCCGCTTCTTTGGCGAATGATTCCTATGTTTCAACGATTGACAGCCATTTTATTCACCACTCTCTTCTTTGCGGCTTTGCCCGCTTGGTTCTTATCCACATTGGAAGGATGGATTTATGTCGATTGTTTCCGAAGCCGATCGAATGCATCGAATTTTGTCGTTCCGATGGAATGCAAAATTTCCGAGCAATTCGCATTTTCGTCTCGGAGCACATCGTATCCAACGATGGATGTACGTTCTTCGAAAACGGTTTTACAAGTCCGTCGCGGCAAGAGCGTCACCTATCAATTGGTTCTTGTTACGCCCGACGGCGAACGCGAAGTGTTGCGGGCCCCAATCGGGAAATCGGACATCGATCGGATTGCAATCGAGCTGAAGGGTGCTCTCCGATCGGGTTCCACGGAATTTCATGCCGCAGTCGATCCGGAGCCTTTGTTTTGGATCGGGTGGTTTCTGCTCCTTCTGTTTGCGGGGGTAGGCGTGTTGCTCGCGTTATTCGGAGCCCGATCTGAAAAAACGGAACCGCAATGATCTCACCGAGAAAAGCGTAAACACGTTACCCGGGCTCTTGAACTTTACTTTTATAACAACGTTTTCTAACAATGTGTGGGAACTCATACAATTTGCGGCCCGTCGAAACGGTTGAACCTGCGAACGATTGTAGGAACTCATACCGATTTCGAAATTGAATCTTGCGGTTTGTTTTGTGAATCAAAGTAGGACCTCTCACTCTTCCACGATGATTTCAGGAAACGTTTCGCGAAAATGTGGGAACTCACACCAATTGACAGGTCATCGAAGTAGTTTGCCTTTCTAACCAATGTAGGAACTCACACAATTTGACAGGTCGTCGAAACGGTTGAACCTGCAAACGATTGTGGGAACTCATACAAAGTCGTTTACCACAGAACCATGTAAGAGTTCCCACAGCTTTCACGACCCACGAGAATGTAGGATCTCCCACATTCCCTCACTTCTTCTTGCGTTTGCTGCTCGCGGCCTTTAAGGTTTTGGATTTTTTCTCGGAAAGATCCTGTTTTTCCTCGAACTGAAAGTAATAGTCGTAGGGTTTTTTGAGGATTTTAAAAATTCTCCAGAACTCAATCACATCGAGTCTGCGCTCGCCGGATTCAATTTTGGAAATATACGATTGCGGTTCTCCCAAAAGTTTCGCGATCTCGAGTTGCGTGAGATCGGCTTCTTTTCGGGCGGCGATTAAATTCTTACAAAAGATTTTCGCCTCAGGTGAATGAAGGGACTTAAACAAAACGAACTCATTTTACATTCCGAAATGGAATATACCAAAATGGGATATTTTTGACTTCCAACTTTCGGTTCGGGGAGAATTTCGAGACAAGAATCACTTTAAAAACTTTGAAACTTATATTTTGGATGATCGCGATGACTTGAAATGTTATACGATGAATGGCAAGTTCATAAAACGAGAGGCGAATTGTAATTGTGGACAAGGTGGCGACTAACGTATCTGATTTTGAAGGGACTTTGGAAATTCAGCGTAAATTCAAGGATCGTATCGATGCACCGTAAATAGAAGAATCCATTCTTTGCATTCGAATGAGGTCATACGAATTGATTCTAATCGACCGACGAGCGTTCTTACGGATGAGTTTTAACCCGTTTCCAAATGACGAAATACGCAACAACGTAAACACCGAGACTCATCCAGAACACGACGCTTCCCGGAATCCCGATTTCTCTATGAATCCCGAACAAGATCATCGCGGGAAGATTCGCCAAGGTAAACGCGATCGACACAAGTCCTTTGTGTTCCGTTCTCACGGCTACGAGCTGATAGAGATGTCTTCTGTGCGCTTTGAGAATATTCTCCCCATCCTTCAACCGCAAAAGAATCGTTAGGATTCCGTCCACAAAGAACACGGGCAATAAAAAGAAGGTCGACGTTAATTCGAACTGAACCCAATTCTTCTCATTGATAAAAAGCAACGGCAAAACGGCGATCGCATAACCGAGAGGCAACGAACCCGCGTCCCCCATAAACAGATGCGCTTTGGGAAGATTGAAGATCAAAAATCCGAACAATCCCGCGCAGATCCAAAGATAAAACGTGGGTAGAAACGATTGAAACAAAAATGAAAACGATAAGACCGCGAGTAGAAAGTGAGATACGAGATACGTGTCGAGTCCGTCCATAAAGTTGCAAACGTTTACGACGAACAACACGTAGACGATCAAGACCGCCGTCGACGCGCCCGGGATTCCGCTCAAATCGATTCCTAAGAATACGAAACGAACCGGAACGAATCCGAAAAAGAAAATCAAGAACGCGATCTCCAAAACCAATCGGATTCCCGCACCGAGAGATAAAAGATCGTCCGCGAGTCCGATGACGAAAAAGAACAAAAGTCCCGCAAAGAAAAAGAGAATCCTGTCTTCCGCATTCTCGAATCCTCCAAACCAAACAAGAGCGATCGAAAAGACGCTCAGAAAAATCCAGATTCCTCCGGACTTTTTGGTCGTTCCGACGTGCATGCTTCTTTCGTTGGAGACGTCCGAAATTCCGAACGTATCGGAGCGCAAATACATCCAGGAAAGAATCGCCGTGATAAAGAATAAAAGTACGGAAAGAATTCCCGGATTCCAGAAATGTGAGATCGGTTCCACTGGCATTCCAGGCTAGACGGAAGGAATCTCCCTGCAATCAGAAATCGAAAACGATTTTGATTGCCAAATCCGGCCAAACTGGGGAACCTAACCTTATGTTCCAGGGCGTTTACACAGCAATCATCACACCATTTAAAAACGGAAAAATCGACTACGACAGCTATTTCAAGCTTCTGGAAAAACAAATCAAAGCCGAAGTCAGCGGGGTTGTTCCTTGTGGGACAACGGGAGAATCTCCGACTCTTTCTCATTCCGAACACGCGGAGTTGATCCGCGAAACCGTCAAGGTCGTCAAAAATCGTATTCAAGTCGTCGCGGGAACGGGTTCCAATTCCACCCGAGAGGCGATCGAGCTCACGGAGGCGGCGTGCAAGGACGGAGTCGACGGAATTCTTTCCGTAAATCCGTATTACAACAAGCCGACTCAGGAAGGATTGTTTCAGCACTTCAAAGAAATCGCCGAACATTCTTCCGTGCCGGTGATGCTCTATAATATTCCCGGTAGAACCGGAGTGAATCTTCTTCCCGAAACGGTACTTCGTTTAACAGAAGTAAAACAGATTCGTTCCATGAAAGAAGCAACGGGAGATCTGGGGCAGATGTCCAAGTTGATTTCACTCGTAGGTCATAAGATGACCGTTCTTTCGGGAGACGACAATCTTACTCTTCCTCTTTTGTCCATCGGCGGAGTGGGGGTCGTTTCCGTGGTTTCGAATTTATTTCCAAGGGCTCTCGTGCAGCTCGTCAACGCGTTTCACGAGGGAAATATCGCGGAAGCGAGAAAGATTCACTACGATTTTCTGGACGTATTCTCTCTCGCATTTATGGAAACCAATCCGATTCCGATTAAGGCAGCTATGAGCTGGTTCGGACATTGTTCTCCCGAAATCCGTCTACCGATGACTCCTCTTTCTCAAAACGAAACGAGCGCGAAATTTAAAAAGGCCCTCGAAGGTCTGAAAGAAAAAGGATACGAGTAAGAAATGTCGGAACAAAAATTTCAGATCGCTCTGATCGGAGGATCGGGAAGAATGGGGCGCGCCATCATCACGGTGCTTTCCGCTTCTTCCAAGTCTTCCCTTTCTTCCGCCGTTGTCAGCGGCGGTTCCGTATTTCACGGAATGGATTCCGGTCTGCATTCCGGGATCAAACAAAACGGAGTCAATTTCACTTCGGATATCGACGCGGCCGTGAAAAGCGCGGACTGCGTGATCGATTTCAGCACGCATCAGAATTTGGATTTGACTCTTAAAGCGTGTCTAACGCACAAAAAACCGGTAGTCATCGGAACGACAGGACTTACGGAGCTGCAAAAAGATTCCGTCCAAGTTGCGTCCAAGGAAATCGCGATCGTATATTCGCCGAACATGTCGATCGGCGTGAATCTGCTTTTTAAGTTAACCGAAATTGCGGCGAAGGTGATGGGAGAAATCTCCGATATCGAAATCCAGGACATTCATCATCGTCATAAAAAGGACGCACCGTCCGGAACCGCCGAAAAATTAAAGAACATTCTTCTCGAGACCTTGGGAAGAACGGAAAAGAACGTGGTCCACGGAAGACACGGAATCTTAAAGGAAAGAGATCCCAAGGAAATCGGAATTCATACGTTGCGCGCGGGAGAAGTGATCGGAGATCACACCGTTTATTTTTTCACTCCTGAAGAAAGAATCGAGATCACGCACAAGGCGCAGGATCGCAAAACCTTTGCGGTGGGAAGCGTTCATGCGGCGGAATTTTTAGTCGGACGCAAACCCGGTTTGTATGATATGTTTTCCGTTTTAGGACTCTAACCAAGGGGAGAATGGATTTGTTTTTCTTTAAGAACATA
This genomic window contains:
- a CDS encoding bactofilin family protein translates to MALVKNSSEVTNSTIGENSYFSGKFFINGSLKIDGKFEGKSLQAEQLYIGVTGKVKTNITAASVIIEGIVIGNITARNRVMLLPTSKILGDIRTPELIIQNGVILEGRCMISNDLKHSAKDLIDLEYSKDSLSVEKIFGKQSGAAKE
- a CDS encoding PdxA family dehydrogenase — protein: MNRILITEGDPCGIGPEIFLHSLSLLKKISKSRPIVYFHSGKFPLPKDFANVVAEEIVPAVKNSSVSDAATNTSALRSASAEIGTKGLFAVSHNVLSKKEIASLKFGKPSSLSGKSALGSLSLAVEFQKIGGGDLITLPLSKEWVIASGASAFRGHTEFLAEEYNTKTYMLMSGKDLQVLPLTTHVPLVRVPEFLKGIDLPSLADSILSCDRIDRNKPVAFLGLNPHAGEGGKVGKEEAEILEPMIAFLKKKGLKVEGPLSADSMFGESARKKFGLHLACYHDQGLIPFKMWEGKKGVNLTLGLPFIRVSPDHGTAFDIAGKGLADSASFVECLHRVVGNRS
- a CDS encoding tetratricopeptide repeat protein — its product is MNPLYLQSFGESEEAKKHFLTAYEYQTKGNLKLASKHYRLSIAAKPTAEAWTFLGWSYSLAGRLDRAIEFCKTAIETDPTLGNPYNDIGVYLLQQKRYQEALPWFERAKSAPRYEVPVYPYFNAGSCLEILGHIELARLEYEKAIAIQPNYPPANLALKRIYIRYN
- a CDS encoding VOC family protein, with the translated sequence MRFKSLQKGIITERIKESKEFYTKVLGLRVKYESDWFALLCLPERPEYEIGFMLPGLEQVRKDYFQQKYAGAGVWIILESENVAQDYERMKDNGAPIDLHLTEEEWGDVHFTLVDPNGIGIDIVQAREAEAGQGMEEISA
- a CDS encoding AraC family transcriptional regulator — its product is MKRREPKKLYPAWDHIQQKIGEPIGLNQLAFLSNLSPWHFHRIFSKLQGESVQEYIRRLRLEKAAYELKISSYPILEIALEAGYESNEAFTKAFKRAFQITPKEFRNRFHKEKRTVWKESAVPNGIDPDEIYKKEISSFPIVYVRHHGPYEEFPGFDPNSEEVRSLLSFLKSNNSLPENHQWIGISQDDPEITPSEKIRFDLGVSVAAGEVSNEGALGKQTVAGGKYLVVRHRGDYSKLPEVYSFLLNRFATEKKLALKNSPPFEVYLDPFRKKFEVTITDIYIPLQK
- a CDS encoding helix-turn-helix transcriptional regulator translates to MFKSLHSPEAKIFCKNLIAARKEADLTQLEIAKLLGEPQSYISKIESGERRLDVIEFWRIFKILKKPYDYYFQFEEKQDLSEKKSKTLKAASSKRKKK
- a CDS encoding sugar phosphotransferase, whose amino-acid sequence is MEPISHFWNPGILSVLLFFITAILSWMYLRSDTFGISDVSNERSMHVGTTKKSGGIWIFLSVFSIALVWFGGFENAEDRILFFFAGLLFFFVIGLADDLLSLGAGIRLVLEIAFLIFFFGFVPVRFVFLGIDLSGIPGASTAVLIVYVLFVVNVCNFMDGLDTYLVSHFLLAVLSFSFLFQSFLPTFYLWICAGLFGFLIFNLPKAHLFMGDAGSLPLGYAIAVLPLLFINEKNWVQFELTSTFFLLPVFFVDGILTILLRLKDGENILKAHRRHLYQLVAVRTEHKGLVSIAFTLANLPAMILFGIHREIGIPGSVVFWMSLGVYVVAYFVIWKRVKTHP
- the dapA gene encoding 4-hydroxy-tetrahydrodipicolinate synthase — its product is MFQGVYTAIITPFKNGKIDYDSYFKLLEKQIKAEVSGVVPCGTTGESPTLSHSEHAELIRETVKVVKNRIQVVAGTGSNSTREAIELTEAACKDGVDGILSVNPYYNKPTQEGLFQHFKEIAEHSSVPVMLYNIPGRTGVNLLPETVLRLTEVKQIRSMKEATGDLGQMSKLISLVGHKMTVLSGDDNLTLPLLSIGGVGVVSVVSNLFPRALVQLVNAFHEGNIAEARKIHYDFLDVFSLAFMETNPIPIKAAMSWFGHCSPEIRLPMTPLSQNETSAKFKKALEGLKEKGYE
- the dapB gene encoding 4-hydroxy-tetrahydrodipicolinate reductase, whose translation is MSEQKFQIALIGGSGRMGRAIITVLSASSKSSLSSAVVSGGSVFHGMDSGLHSGIKQNGVNFTSDIDAAVKSADCVIDFSTHQNLDLTLKACLTHKKPVVIGTTGLTELQKDSVQVASKEIAIVYSPNMSIGVNLLFKLTEIAAKVMGEISDIEIQDIHHRHKKDAPSGTAEKLKNILLETLGRTEKNVVHGRHGILKERDPKEIGIHTLRAGEVIGDHTVYFFTPEERIEITHKAQDRKTFAVGSVHAAEFLVGRKPGLYDMFSVLGL